GTAGATCGGGTGCGCGCCGAGGTAGCTGATGGGAACGCCGGAGTTGCCGCGGTACGACAGCCCCAGGCTCGCGCTCAGCTCCCGGGAGAGGTCGAACTCCCTGGCGCCGAACAGCTTGATGGCGTGGGGCCGGTCGAAGGGCAGGAGCCCCTCGCGGTTCTCCATCAGCGTCACCAGATCGAAGTCCGAGTTGAAGTTCGGATCCAGTTGATTGTTCTCCGGGCGGAACAGACCCGAGTAATTGCCATACAACCGTGACCAGGTGTAGCTCGCCTGCGCCAGCCAGCCCTCGCTGAAGGTGTGGATGAGGAACACCGTCACTGCGTCGTAGTCGCGCATCCCCTTGGGGAACTCCTGGGCGAAGCCCACGCCCGGGTTGCCCAGGAAGCGCGAGTTGCCCCCATCCCGGCTCATGTCCTCGATGATCATGTTCATGGAGCGGTGCATGTAGGACGCACCGACGCGGAGGTGGGTCAGCAATTCGTACTCGGCGCCCAGCAGCAGCTCGTCCGAGGACTGGGGTTGGAGGGTGGGCTCCACGGGCACGAGGTCGGCCTTGCCGCCGGAGTGCAGGAAGCTCGGGTCGTAGAGCGCGGGGCCCGCGTCGCCGTTGAACAGCTCCAGGTTGGAGTCCGCCAGGCAGGTGGCCTGACCTTCCCGCGTCGGGAGGGTGGCCGGATCGCACCTGCCCACGCCCGCGGCATGCTTGGCCACATAGCGTGGCTCGAGCGGGAAGGCGCGGTCCAGCACGTTGATGGGCACCTGCTCGTAGTAGCGCGCGAAGTTGGCGTACAGCTTCATGCGGCCGTTGGCCAGCGGATCCACCACCACCCCCAGGCGCGGGGAAAGCTCGTGGGGCAGCATGAAGGCCAGGCTGCCGTCACCGGCGTAGAGCCACTGGGTGTCGTAGCGCACGCCGACGTTGAGCGTCACGCGCTGGCCGATCGTCCAGCTGTCCTGCAGGAAGCCACCCGACGTGTTGCTGCCGGTCACCGTATGCAGGAAGGGCAGGCTGGTGGCCATGTCCGGGCCAGACAGATAGCCATAGCGGCGGACGTCCACCCAGTTGGCTCCATTGGTGGCCTCGAGCAGGTACACGGACCCCGAGTAGGCCTTGAGATTCTCATAACGCAGCAACTCCACGTCCGCGCCCAGCTTGAACACATGAGTGCCCAGGGCCTTGAGCAGGTAGGTGGCCTTGGCGTTGGCCTGGACGCGGTCCAGCCGGGCCGTGTTGATGTAGCCGGGCCCCCCCGCGAGGTACGAGGACACCGGGCAGGCCACGAGCCCCGTCGTCTCCCCGTTCTGGGTGCACGCCGCCCGGGCCTCGGTGAGGTCGGGCTCGTAGGCGTAGATGGGCCGCGGGGCCATGTAGTTGACCGCCGCCAGGCCCGCCAGGCCCGTGGTGGAGCCCACCCGCGAGCCGTCCGAGGGCAGCAGGGACGACGTCTGGTGGAACCAGCCGAGGGTGGCGTCGACGAGGAGTCTCTTGTCGGCGGAGGAGCCCGAGTATTTGAGCGCGGTGGACGTCGTGCTCGATGCCGCCTCGGTATAGAAGCTCTCGGCGGCGGGGTTGCCGGAGAGGAGGGAGGGCACGAGGCCCGTCAACGGGTTGATGGCGAGGGTGTCCCCTCCCCCCGACGTGGTCGGCGTGCCCGAGACGGACAGGGCGAGGTGATGGTCCGGGTTGAACAAATACGTCAGCTTGCCGAGGTACTGCAGGCTTCGCGCCTGGGCGCCGATCCGCCGCACCGAGCCTGGAATCTCCGTGAACAGGTTGATGCCGCGGTCATCTGTCTTCACCACGACCCGGCCCGAGGCGTCGAGTTCCGTCTGGTAGGCGTTGATCGAACGCGTGTGCGTGTAGTGGCTGTAATTGGGAGACACCCCGGCGAAGAACCACAGCTTGTCCTTGAGGAGGGGACCGCCGAGGGTGGCGCCCACGTCGCCCAGCACGTCCAGGGCGTTGCGGCCCGCGATCACCGAGGAGGCGCTGGCCACCTGGGTCCGGGTGGCCTCGAGGGCTCCCGGGGTGACGGTGCCAAAGACGGAACCGTGGAACTCGTTGGAGCCGGACTTCGTCACCGCGTTGAGCACCCCGCCCGTGGAGCGGCCGTACTCCGGCATGTAGCCGCCGGTGATGATGTTGATGTCCTGCACGAACTCCACGCTCAGGGGGCTCGCGTTGACGCCGAAGGCGGGATCGTTGTTGGACAGGCCGTCCACCACGTACCCATTCTCCGGCGAGGTGGTGCCGTTGATGGACACGCCATACGCGTCGTTCTGGGCGCCCGGCGCCAGTTCCGCGAGGCTCTCGAAGGAACGGGCGGCGCCCGCTTTGCCGCCCGGACGGTTCACCGCGATGCGCTGGATGAAGTCCTGGCCGACGTTGAGGCCCGTCGCCGTCGAGCCCACGTCGAGGGTCGGCGCCACGCCCTCGAGGTCGAGCGTGAGGGTCTGCGAGGCGTTCTCGGGCAGCAGTTCCACGTTGACGCGCAGGGTGCGGTCCAGCCGCAGTTGGATGTCCGAGCGGGAGTAGGGGCTGAAGGCCTCCTTGTCGAAGCGCAGGACGTACACGCCCGGCGGCAGTTGGGGAAGGCGGTACTGCCCCTGGGCATCCGTCACCACCGCCTGTTCCCCTTGGAGCCCGGGTGAGGCGGCCGTGACGACCACGTCCGGAACTGGATTCCGGGTCTCGGCGTCGAGCACCGTTCCGAGAATCACGCTGTCCGCGCTCGCCACCGTCCCATAGGACAACCCCGCGGCCACGATCGCTCCCGTGGCTCGGAGACTCCACCTTGCCTTCATGCTGGAAACCCCCGCGACCCCAAAGGGGTGCGAAAATAGCCGAGGCGCACCCGTTGTCACGGTGGATTCTGGCTCTCTGTCGCCTCTCAACCTTTGCTCATGGCGCGAGGCTGTTCATCGCGCTCGAAGAGTCTGGGCAGGTCCTCGCGCAAGGGTTTGGGATCCTCGATGACGTGTCCGCCCTTACGCACCACGTGCAGGCGGGCGCGGTGGGCCCCGCCGCACCAACTTCTCGCTATCATAAGGCGTTCTCGCGGTGAGCCCCACGGCCCCGGCGACATTTCGGTGGGTCGCGCATCCTGGCTCCCAATAAGGAACAAGCCATGCCGACTCTCTTCGATCCGATCCGACTTGGCGCCATCGAGGCGCCCAACCGCATCCTGATGGCGCCCCTGACGCGGGCCCGGGGCACGCGCGAGCACGTGCCCACGCCCATCATGGCGGACTACTACGCACAGCGCGCCAGCGCGGGGTTGATCATCTCCGAGGCCATTGGAATCTCCCAGCAGGGCCTGGGCTGGCCCTACGCCACGGGGCTGTGGTCCGACGAGCAGGTCGCTGGCTGGCGCAAGGTCACCGATGCGGTCCACGCCGCCGGGGGCCGGATCGTGGCGCAGCTCTGGCACATGGGCCGGATCGTCCATTCGAGCTACCTCGGGGGAGCACAGCCGGTCTCGGCCTCCGCGACCACGGCGCCCGGCCGCGCGCACACCTACGAGGGCAAGCAGCCCTATGTGCAGGCACGGCCCCTGCGCCTGGACGAGATTCCGGGCCTGCTCGAGGACTACCGGCGCGCCGCGAGCAACGCGATGAAGGCGGGCTTCGACGGGGTGCAGTTGCACGCCGCCAATGGCTACCTCATCGACCAATTCCTGCGCGACAACTCCAACCTCCGCGACGATGCCTATGGCGGCCCCATCGAGAACCGCATCCGCCTGCTGAGCGAGGTGACTCGGGTGCTCGTCGACACGGTGGGCGCGGACCGCACGGGCGTGCGCCTGTCTCCGAATGGTGACAGCCAGGGCGTCAACGACAGCAATCCCGAGCCCCTGTTCGTCGCCGCCGCCCAGGCGCTGTCGTCCCTGGGCATCGCCTACCTGGAACTGCGCGAGCCGCCACTCGATGGCACCTTTGGCAAGGGGGAGCGGCCGCCCCTCGCGCCGGCGATCCGTCGTGGCTTCAAGGGCGTCTTGATTTTGAACTCGGATTACGACCTGACGCGGGCCCAAGGGGAACTGGACGCGGGCGTCGCCGACGCCATCTCGTTTGGCCGTCCGTTCATCTCCAACCCGGACCTCCCGCACCGTCTGGCCAGGAAGCTGCCGCTCGCCCAGGACAACATGGCGACCTGGTACTCCCAGGGGACGGAAGGCTACGTGGACTATCCCCGCGCCTCCTGACCACGGCCGAAACGAATGGCCCATGGGTTTTCGGGTGATGAAAGGGCTGTTCAGCTGGCTGGACGAAGCGTCTCCAGAATGTCTCCAAAGACGGGAAGCTGGGACGAATGCAACGCGGCCAAGATCCAGGCGCCCTGATGTCACGAGCGGAGTTCGCGTTCCGCCATGATGAAAGCCCGGCCCCCATGGAGGGACCGGGCTTTTGAACGCGTGCTCGCGGAAGGCGGCACGGGACGAGCGGATCAGCCCGCGGGGCAGAACGTCACGTTGAGCTGCCGGCCACCGTTGCAGGTGTAGAAGCCGGCCTGGTTGGCCGCCATGGGGTAGTCGTCGTAGGCGAACGAGTACACCGCGCCGCACTGGTCATGCACCCACTTGGCGTACTGGTTGTAGGGCTTGCCGGTGTTGTAGTACTGGGCCACGTTCGTGCTGTCGGGGTTGTCCACCATGCCGCGCGTGATGGCCGAGCACCACTTGGCGCTCTGGGAGAAGAAGTTGCCCGAGCAGGCGTACACCTGGGGCGTCTTCTCCGAGCCCGGGTTGCACTGGCCGGGGTACTTGCTCGCGCACCGGGCGATCTCGCTGTCCAGGCGGTTGCACACCGAGGCGCGGCGCGGGTCGCTCGAGTACTCCCCGTCGATGCAGAAGGAGCGCGGCGCGAGGCAGATGGTGCCGCCCCCCATGGTGTAGCGCAGCCCGTCCGGACACGCGTTGGCGATGGCCGTGCTCAGCGCGCTGTAGCTCTTGTTGCACTGGGCCATGTTGCAGCCGTTGTTGCCCACGGTGGAGATCTGCATGGGCAGGCCCACGTGGTCCACGTACGTGAGGTTGTAGTAGATGTTCTGCACGCCGTTGCCGTCGGGTCCGAGCGTGAACTCGGCCTTCTCCAGCTCGCGCGGCGAGGAGGGCGAGGGCAGCGTGCGGTAGGCGCTCACGCGGCCGCTGGGGTAGTTGCCCGGCGGGTAGTAGGTGTAGCTGCCGCCGGTGCCGAGGTTGCGGTAGATCTTGTTGCCCGCGCCGTCGCGCTCGAGCGCCACGTCACCCACGCCCGAGAGCACCACGTTGAGGGCGAAGGGACACTTGTTGGTCACCACCACGGGGACGGTGCCGGCCGGGCCACCGCCACCGCCCGTGCTCCCGCCGACCTTGTCGAAGGTCCAGTGCTGGTTGGCGCCCCCCGTGTACGGGTACTGCACGAGGATGGTCCCGTTGTCCGCCGAGCCCCAGTACAGATCAATCGCCATGTCCGTGTGGCGCGGGTGGAAGCTGAACTGGTTGTTGCCGCGGGCGATGAACCGGAACTGCTGGTTGTTGCCGCCCACGTAGGACCACTGGTGGAGGACGGCGTTCTGCGCGGTGCTCACCTCCGCGATGTCGAGCGCCTTGCCGCTGTTGACGTTGATGATCTTCCAGTAGCCGTCCGACGTCGGGGACAGGTGGAAGGTCTGCGCGGCGGTGCCATTGCAATCCCACTCCTGCACCTTGGCGCCGTCCGCCGTGCTCGACGAGTCCACGTCGATACACTTGTTGGTCATCGCCGAGCGGATGACATAGTCGCCCTCGGCGATGCTCGAGACGATGGCCGCCTGCGCCATGCTGTCGATGGCTTGCGGCTCGACGACCTGGCCTGCCTGGTCACACGCCACGGTTGAAGTGCACAGCATCACCGCGCCCACCAGCCACGCGGTCTTCTTCGCGGAATAGGCCATGTCTTGCTCTCTCGGGAATGGAGACAGGGAATCGACGGACTCGCTATATACAGGCTGATACGAGACATCACAACTGCTTTAACGACTTTTACGGTTTTCCCTACGATTCCGGCTTGACTCACCGCGTCGACGAGGCCACGCCTTGGAAGTGAGGCGTCACCTCACTGCGCCATTCCCATCCCATGCGGAGGATCGCCATGTCGCGACACTCCATGGCTTCTCACGGAGACGCCCGCGACGATCACCGCTCCCACGACGATCTCCGGAGCCGCGAGGACGCAGACCGACGGGACGGGATGACGAACCCGAGGGGAATCAAGGCGTTAGCGGATAGCGGCTGATGGAGCCTTCGACGGTGGTGTCATACGCATCCAACCGGGCGAGATGTACGTCGCGGCTCCGCGCTTCACCGCCGTCTACGACCGGCACGTCTTCGCGGAGACGAGTCTCACGGAGTGAGAACGAATGGCCCATGGGTTTTCGGGTAGGGTGCTCCGGCGCTCCTGCTCGAACAACCTGATGGAGTTCATCCGATGAAACGAAGTCTGGGTCTCCTGCTGTCCCTCGCCCTGGCGGGTGCGCCCGCGGCGGTCTCCGCCGCGAGCCGCGTGCCGGGCATCACGTCCTCGAGCCGATTCCTGGTCTACTACGGTCAGGACTACGGCCCCACGGTCCTCGCGACCCTGAAGCAGGCGAACCTCGTCGTCCTGCATCCCACCAACTCGGCGCAGCTCACGCCCAGCGTCGTGGCCGAGTTGCAGGGCGCGGGCGTGAAGGTCATCGCCTACATCAGCGTGGGCGAGGACCCGGCGCCGCTCGATGCCGCGGGCAACCCCATTCCCATCGTGGGCAACGGACAGGGGCCGGTGCGCTACACCGGAGGAAGCACGGGGTACGACGCGAGCAAGATCGTGCCGGCCAATGGCGGCGTCGCGTCCTTCTACGTGGACCAGCTCTGGAACTCCAGCCAGGGCCAGTACGTCTCGGATGGGCTGCCGGACGTGAACACGAACTTCGGAGGGTTCTTCATCTGGCCCAATGATGACTGGCGCTGGGTGCTCAACGAGCAGCGCATCGGAGGCGTTCCCTCCACGTCCCTGGCCAATCGCAGCGTAGCGGGCCTCAAGCAACTGGCGGGTGCGCGGACGAGCGCGACGGACACCAATCGCACCCACGACTTCGGCTTCGATGGGTTCTTCCTGGACACCCTCGACACGGCCGGACCGTATGTGAATGCCTGGGGGTATTACGCCTGGGTCGCTCCGGAAATGCAGAAGACGGTGAAGTTCATCCACGACAGCTACCCGGGGAAGATCGTCTTCGCCAACCGGGGGACGTTCTTCTTCAATCCGCTCATCACCAACCCCACCCATGGCATCCGGCCGTACCAATACTCCCTGCGGCCCTACATCCATGCCGCCCTGTTCGAGAGCTATGCCCTCGACAGTGATGCCTCCCACACCGGCCTGAGTCCCTACCTGCCCGTCAACCGGGACAACTACGCGCAGAAGCTCATGGCCGAGGCCAACCGTCCCGACGGCTTCACCGTCTTCAGCCTCGACTACGACATGGGCCGTGGCGCGGCCCTGTCCGCGCAGGCGCGCCAGGAGACCGCCATCAAGAACGGCTGGGTGGAGTACATCGCGCCCACCGGCCAGTTGGACACCCTGGGCACCTATGTCGCCACCCATCCGCCCGCGGCCGATACCGCCGCGCCCGTCTGGGACAGCACCGCCGCCTATGCCGAGGTCATCAATCCTGCCTTTCCGGACGTGCCGGACCGCGTGGGCGTCCAGAGCCTGTCCCTCACGTCACGGCCCGGAGAGGTCGTCGTCCACTGGGACGTGGCGCGCGATCAGAGCCTCCCGGTCCGCTACAACATCTACCGCTCCACCTCGTCCACCTTCAGCAATCCGGTCAAGTATGCCCAGGTGAACTTCGAGGTCGGGGAGGGCTGGTCCACGGATCCGACGACGAAGTTCGCCAACCAGTACACCCTCACTGGCCTGACGCCCGGGACGCACTACTTCCGGGTCCGCGCGGAGGACAGCGCCAGCGTGCCGCACGAGGACACCAACACGGTGACCCTGTCCATCACGGTGCCCACCTACGTGTCCAACCCCAATGCCAGCATCAACGTGAATGGCGATCTCTCCGACTGGGCCGCGTTGA
Above is a window of Cystobacter fuscus DNA encoding:
- a CDS encoding TonB-dependent receptor, producing MKARWSLRATGAIVAAGLSYGTVASADSVILGTVLDAETRNPVPDVVVTAASPGLQGEQAVVTDAQGQYRLPQLPPGVYVLRFDKEAFSPYSRSDIQLRLDRTLRVNVELLPENASQTLTLDLEGVAPTLDVGSTATGLNVGQDFIQRIAVNRPGGKAGAARSFESLAELAPGAQNDAYGVSINGTTSPENGYVVDGLSNNDPAFGVNASPLSVEFVQDINIITGGYMPEYGRSTGGVLNAVTKSGSNEFHGSVFGTVTPGALEATRTQVASASSVIAGRNALDVLGDVGATLGGPLLKDKLWFFAGVSPNYSHYTHTRSINAYQTELDASGRVVVKTDDRGINLFTEIPGSVRRIGAQARSLQYLGKLTYLFNPDHHLALSVSGTPTTSGGGDTLAINPLTGLVPSLLSGNPAAESFYTEAASSTTSTALKYSGSSADKRLLVDATLGWFHQTSSLLPSDGSRVGSTTGLAGLAAVNYMAPRPIYAYEPDLTEARAACTQNGETTGLVACPVSSYLAGGPGYINTARLDRVQANAKATYLLKALGTHVFKLGADVELLRYENLKAYSGSVYLLEATNGANWVDVRRYGYLSGPDMATSLPFLHTVTGSNTSGGFLQDSWTIGQRVTLNVGVRYDTQWLYAGDGSLAFMLPHELSPRLGVVVDPLANGRMKLYANFARYYEQVPINVLDRAFPLEPRYVAKHAAGVGRCDPATLPTREGQATCLADSNLELFNGDAGPALYDPSFLHSGGKADLVPVEPTLQPQSSDELLLGAEYELLTHLRVGASYMHRSMNMIIEDMSRDGGNSRFLGNPGVGFAQEFPKGMRDYDAVTVFLIHTFSEGWLAQASYTWSRLYGNYSGLFRPENNQLDPNFNSDFDLVTLMENREGLLPFDRPHAIKLFGAREFDLSRELSASLGLSYRGNSGVPISYLGAHPIYGPNEAFILARGSAGRTPWVHTVDANVGMNYRLNKTHVLSLSVDVFNLFNFQQVTSVDEAYTFQGVLPITGGKTAGGALTADQVTVLDPATGLPAGKLSADDVNKNFKQPTAYQSPRQIRLGLRYTF
- a CDS encoding alkene reductase — translated: MPTLFDPIRLGAIEAPNRILMAPLTRARGTREHVPTPIMADYYAQRASAGLIISEAIGISQQGLGWPYATGLWSDEQVAGWRKVTDAVHAAGGRIVAQLWHMGRIVHSSYLGGAQPVSASATTAPGRAHTYEGKQPYVQARPLRLDEIPGLLEDYRRAASNAMKAGFDGVQLHAANGYLIDQFLRDNSNLRDDAYGGPIENRIRLLSEVTRVLVDTVGADRTGVRLSPNGDSQGVNDSNPEPLFVAAAQALSSLGIAYLELREPPLDGTFGKGERPPLAPAIRRGFKGVLILNSDYDLTRAQGELDAGVADAISFGRPFISNPDLPHRLARKLPLAQDNMATWYSQGTEGYVDYPRAS
- a CDS encoding RICIN domain-containing protein is translated as MAYSAKKTAWLVGAVMLCTSTVACDQAGQVVEPQAIDSMAQAAIVSSIAEGDYVIRSAMTNKCIDVDSSSTADGAKVQEWDCNGTAAQTFHLSPTSDGYWKIINVNSGKALDIAEVSTAQNAVLHQWSYVGGNNQQFRFIARGNNQFSFHPRHTDMAIDLYWGSADNGTILVQYPYTGGANQHWTFDKVGGSTGGGGGPAGTVPVVVTNKCPFALNVVLSGVGDVALERDGAGNKIYRNLGTGGSYTYYPPGNYPSGRVSAYRTLPSPSSPRELEKAEFTLGPDGNGVQNIYYNLTYVDHVGLPMQISTVGNNGCNMAQCNKSYSALSTAIANACPDGLRYTMGGGTICLAPRSFCIDGEYSSDPRRASVCNRLDSEIARCASKYPGQCNPGSEKTPQVYACSGNFFSQSAKWCSAITRGMVDNPDSTNVAQYYNTGKPYNQYAKWVHDQCGAVYSFAYDDYPMAANQAGFYTCNGGRQLNVTFCPAG
- a CDS encoding fibronectin type III domain-containing protein — protein: MKRSLGLLLSLALAGAPAAVSAASRVPGITSSSRFLVYYGQDYGPTVLATLKQANLVVLHPTNSAQLTPSVVAELQGAGVKVIAYISVGEDPAPLDAAGNPIPIVGNGQGPVRYTGGSTGYDASKIVPANGGVASFYVDQLWNSSQGQYVSDGLPDVNTNFGGFFIWPNDDWRWVLNEQRIGGVPSTSLANRSVAGLKQLAGARTSATDTNRTHDFGFDGFFLDTLDTAGPYVNAWGYYAWVAPEMQKTVKFIHDSYPGKIVFANRGTFFFNPLITNPTHGIRPYQYSLRPYIHAALFESYALDSDASHTGLSPYLPVNRDNYAQKLMAEANRPDGFTVFSLDYDMGRGAALSAQARQETAIKNGWVEYIAPTGQLDTLGTYVATHPPAADTAAPVWDSTAAYAEVINPAFPDVPDRVGVQSLSLTSRPGEVVVHWDVARDQSLPVRYNIYRSTSSTFSNPVKYAQVNFEVGEGWSTDPTTKFANQYTLTGLTPGTHYFRVRAEDSASVPHEDTNTVTLSITVPTYVSNPNASINVNGDLSDWAALTSFAVDPQDATASGDVADWARAWLAHDANNLYLALQNHVSITQLNAAFSVYLDTDNTRSTGFRGGGDQFPVGAEFVLLGTSLYRYTGTGLDWQWTLVGTAGFSWGGLNAELFVPRAWVNNPSVINLFFLGDNPSLGGTTVDAYPDAALNPQGAVRSFLYQLQ